In Canis aureus isolate CA01 chromosome 6, VMU_Caureus_v.1.0, whole genome shotgun sequence, one genomic interval encodes:
- the LOC144316544 gene encoding SLAM family member 8-like, with the protein MGSCSGDPHLGGASWLLGLTLLLLSVCSTGTQGSAAHGSGVEDSGNPVSLKGMQGASVLFQVLRNPDLPAGVELEKMTWGISSGANYTILLQVSPGARDPEWVNFQDKFQKRVRVLNITTLRMNNLTLEDTGLYRARGFYSRGRQYDQDFHLTVYEPLPLPQIRTTNLSITPGWCNITVQCDTPGTREDLTMSWRSRGLPRELEQGGAPGPAPNPWTLALSLPLTQPSASLTCVLSNQGDQKTATLDLGDICGHGAARGPHTESEALHQDEPPLQPQALDGSGHPPGLKQELGKC; encoded by the exons ATGGGCTCCTGCTCAGGGGACCCCCACCTGGGCGGGGCCTCCTGGCTCCTGGgactcaccctcctcctcctca GCGTCTGCAGCACTGGCACACAGGGTTCTGCAGCCCATGGTTCTGGAGTTGAGGATTCTGGAAACCCCGTTTCCCTGAAGGGGATGCAAGGAGCTTCTGTGTTGTTTCAAGTGCTCAGAAACCCAGACTTGCCTGCAGGAGTCGAGCTGGAGAAGATGACCTGGGGGATCTCCTCCGGGGCAAACTACACAATCCTGCTGCAGGTCTCCCCTGGGGCACGCGATCCAGAATGGGTCAACTTCCAGGACAAGTTCCAGAAGAGGGTCCGTGTGCTCAACATTACGACCCTGAGGATGAACAACCTGACCCTGGAGGACACTGGGCTGTACCGGGCTCGGGGCTTCTACTCCAGAGGAAGACAATACGACCAGGATTTCCACCTGACTGTGTATG agcccctgccccttccccagatCCGGACCACGAATCTGTCCATCACCCCAGGCTGGTGCAACATCACCGTGCAGTGTGACACCCCGGGAACCAGGGAGGACCTGACCATGTCCTGGAGGAGCAGGGGACTCCCCAGGGAGCTGGAACAGGGAGGGGCCCCAGGACCAGCCCCCAACCCCTGGACCCTGGCTCTGAGCCTGCCCCTGACCCAGCCCAGCGCCAGCCTCACCTGTGTGCTCAGCAACCAGGGGGACCAGAAAACTGCCACCTTGGACCTTGGGGACATCTGTGGCCACG GAGCCGCCAGGGGCCCCCACACTGAGAGTGAGGCTCTGCACCAGGATGAGCCTCCTCTGCAGCCCCAAGCCCTGGACGGCAGCGGCCAC CCCCCGGGCCTCAAGCAGGAGCTCGGGAAGTGTTGA